One region of Buchnera aphidicola (Eriosoma lanigerum) genomic DNA includes:
- the rho gene encoding transcription termination factor Rho gives MNLTELKNTTVSELITLGENIGLENLARMRKQDIIFSILKQHSKSGEDIFGNGVLEILQDGFGFLRSSDSSYLAGPDDIYVSPSQIRRFNLRTGDTIAGKIRPPKEGERYFALLKVNAVNYDKPENARSKILFENLTPLHANSRLRMERGNGSTEDLTARVLDLASPIGRGQRGLIVAPPKAGKTMLLQNIAQSIAYNHSECVLMVLLIDERPEEVTEMQRLVKGEVVASTFDEPASRHVQVAEMVIEKAKRLVEHKKDVIILLDSITRLARAYNTVVPASGKVLTGGVDANALHRPKRFFGAARNVEEGGSLTIIATALVDTGSKMDEVIYEEFKGTGNMELPLSRKIAEKRVFPAIDYNRSGTRKEELLTIPEELQKMWILRKIIHPMGEIDAMEFLINKLSMTKTNHEFFDMMKRS, from the coding sequence GATATAATTTTTTCTATATTAAAACAACACTCAAAAAGTGGAGAAGATATATTTGGTAATGGAGTTTTAGAAATATTACAAGATGGATTTGGATTTTTACGATCCTCTGATAGTTCTTACTTAGCAGGTCCTGATGATATTTATGTTTCTCCCAGTCAAATTCGTAGATTTAATTTACGTACAGGTGATACAATTGCTGGAAAAATACGTCCTCCTAAAGAAGGAGAACGATATTTTGCTCTTTTAAAAGTTAATGCAGTAAATTATGATAAACCGGAAAATGCTCGTAGTAAAATTTTATTTGAAAATTTAACACCATTGCATGCAAATTCTCGTTTAAGAATGGAAAGAGGAAACGGTTCTACTGAAGATCTAACGGCTAGAGTATTAGATTTAGCTTCTCCTATTGGAAGAGGACAACGTGGTTTAATAGTAGCACCTCCAAAAGCAGGTAAAACTATGTTGTTACAAAATATTGCACAAAGTATCGCTTATAATCATTCAGAATGTGTTTTAATGGTATTGTTAATAGATGAGAGACCTGAAGAAGTAACAGAAATGCAAAGATTAGTTAAAGGAGAAGTAGTAGCTTCTACTTTTGATGAACCAGCTTCAAGACATGTACAAGTAGCTGAAATGGTGATTGAAAAAGCGAAAAGACTTGTTGAGCATAAAAAAGATGTAATAATTTTACTTGATTCTATTACTCGTTTAGCTAGAGCGTATAATACGGTTGTACCTGCTTCTGGAAAAGTATTAACAGGGGGTGTAGATGCAAATGCATTACATAGACCTAAAAGATTTTTTGGTGCTGCAAGAAACGTAGAAGAAGGTGGTAGTTTAACTATTATAGCTACAGCATTAGTAGATACTGGTTCTAAAATGGATGAGGTGATTTACGAAGAATTTAAAGGAACTGGTAACATGGAATTACCATTATCCAGAAAAATTGCAGAAAAACGTGTATTTCCTGCCATTGATTATAATCGTTCAGGAACTAGAAAAGAAGAATTATTAACTATACCTGAAGAATTACAAAAAATGTGGATTTTACGAAAAATTATTCATCCTATGGGAGAAATTGATGCTATGGAATTTTTAATTAATAAATTATCTATGACAAAAACCAATCATGAATTTTTTGATATGATGAAACGTTCTTAA
- a CDS encoding uroporphyrinogen-III synthase, with product MKILITRPHLESIELQKKLRLIGISAWSLPILNFYPGIGLKYLSKIISTISKNSIICMTSKKAIEYASMYLKSLNIPWPSDVQYYTIGKESSLLFQKKTGKKSQYPILIENSENLLKLIDLKIIKKKTILILKGNQGRNILKNAFITKGANVILIECYKRKIKKIDSKKETKKWKKKKIDTIVVTNSTTLHALYKIFSSRNSKSWFLQCNLLVISIRLKILAKNLGWDKIYISKKSNNNSLLEKLLDIKKNEKKDL from the coding sequence ATGAAAATATTAATTACAAGACCACATTTAGAATCCATAGAACTACAAAAAAAACTACGATTAATTGGTATTTCCGCTTGGTCTCTTCCTATTCTTAACTTTTATCCTGGCATTGGACTAAAATATTTATCTAAAATTATTTCTACAATAAGTAAAAATTCAATTATTTGCATGACTTCTAAAAAAGCAATTGAATATGCTAGTATGTATTTAAAAAGTTTAAATATACCATGGCCTTCTGATGTACAATACTATACTATAGGAAAAGAATCTTCTCTTCTATTTCAAAAAAAAACTGGAAAAAAATCTCAATATCCTATATTAATTGAAAATAGTGAAAACTTATTAAAATTAATAGATTTAAAAATAATTAAAAAAAAAACAATTCTTATATTAAAAGGTAATCAAGGAAGAAATATATTAAAAAATGCTTTTATAACAAAAGGAGCAAACGTTATTCTTATCGAATGTTACAAAAGAAAAATAAAAAAAATTGATTCCAAAAAAGAAACTAAAAAATGGAAAAAAAAAAAAATTGACACGATAGTTGTTACAAATAGTACAACTTTACATGCATTATACAAAATTTTTTCATCTCGTAATTCTAAATCATGGTTTTTACAATGTAATCTATTAGTAATTAGTATAAGATTAAAAATCTTAGCTAAAAATTTAGGTTGGGACAAAATTTATATTTCAAAAAAATCAAATAACAATTCTTTATTAGAAAAACTATTAGATATAAAAAAAAATGAAAAGAAAGATCTATAA